A genomic segment from Pseudomonas sessilinigenes encodes:
- a CDS encoding FdhF/YdeP family oxidoreductase, with protein MSEVDRYKPYKGAAAGWGALMAVTRNWLGSENAFKNIRAMLKTNQNGGFDCPGCAWGESPENGMVKFCENGAKAVNWEATGRLVNPAFFNKYTVSALAAQSDYWLEYQGRLTHPMRYDATQDRYVETTWDEAFDLIASHLKGLDSPNQAEFYTSGRASNEAAYLYQLFVRAYGTNNFPDCSNMCHEASAVGMFESVGVGKGTVVFQDLEQADAIFVIGQNPGTNHPRMLEPLREAVKRGAQVICFNPLKERGLERFQHPQHPLEMLTNGSEPTSSAYFRPALGGDMAAFRGIAKFLLRWEREALASNGEAVFDRAFIAEHTSGLDSYLAEVDATSWSHIVEQSGLSLADIELAARMYRKAKRVIMCWAMGLTQHTHSVPTIQEVINVLLLRGNIGRPGAGLSPVRGHSNVQGDRTMGINELAPTELLDALEARFGFKPPREHGHNTVMAISAMEQGKAKVFIGLGGNFAQATPDTPRTHAALRNCELTVHIATKLNRSHLVTGREALILPCLGRTDIDIQANGPQGVTVEDTFSMVHISHGQLRPKSAHLRSEPAIIAGIANATLGPRPIDWLWVIEDYGRIRDLIADTIPGFSDFNLKLLHPGGFHLGNPAADRRWNTATGKAQFTPSELPADLVNPGVRKLKEQPQLILQTMRSHDQYNTTLYGLDDRYRGVYGMREVLFANEQDIRKLGYEPGQKVDIVSLWEDGRERRVSGFTLIAYDIPAGQAAAYYPETNPLVPLESYGDRTYTPTSKFIAIRLEAAQASNLIQSVGV; from the coding sequence ATGAGCGAAGTTGATCGATACAAACCCTACAAGGGCGCGGCCGCCGGTTGGGGGGCACTGATGGCGGTGACCCGCAACTGGCTGGGCAGCGAGAACGCCTTCAAGAACATCCGCGCCATGCTCAAGACCAACCAGAATGGCGGTTTCGACTGCCCGGGCTGCGCCTGGGGCGAGTCGCCGGAAAACGGCATGGTCAAGTTCTGCGAGAACGGCGCCAAGGCGGTCAACTGGGAAGCCACCGGGCGCCTGGTGAACCCGGCATTCTTCAATAAGTACACGGTCTCGGCCCTGGCCGCGCAGAGCGACTACTGGCTCGAATACCAGGGCCGCCTGACCCATCCGATGCGCTACGACGCCACCCAGGACCGCTATGTGGAAACTACCTGGGACGAGGCCTTCGACCTGATCGCCAGCCACCTCAAGGGCCTGGACTCGCCGAACCAGGCCGAGTTCTACACCTCGGGCCGGGCCAGCAACGAAGCGGCCTACCTGTACCAGCTGTTCGTGCGCGCCTACGGCACCAACAACTTCCCCGACTGCTCGAACATGTGCCATGAAGCCAGCGCCGTGGGCATGTTCGAGAGCGTCGGGGTGGGCAAGGGCACCGTGGTGTTCCAAGACCTGGAGCAGGCCGACGCGATCTTCGTCATCGGCCAGAACCCCGGCACCAACCATCCGCGGATGCTCGAACCGCTGCGCGAGGCGGTCAAGCGCGGCGCCCAGGTTATCTGCTTCAACCCGCTCAAGGAGCGTGGCCTGGAACGCTTCCAGCATCCGCAGCACCCGCTGGAGATGCTCACCAACGGCTCCGAGCCCACCTCCTCGGCCTATTTCCGTCCGGCCCTGGGCGGCGACATGGCGGCCTTTCGCGGCATCGCCAAGTTCCTCCTGCGCTGGGAGCGTGAAGCCCTGGCCAGCAATGGCGAAGCGGTGTTCGACCGGGCCTTCATCGCCGAACACACCTCGGGCCTGGACAGCTACCTGGCCGAGGTCGACGCCACGTCCTGGAGCCACATCGTCGAGCAATCCGGCCTGTCCCTGGCCGATATCGAACTGGCCGCCCGCATGTATCGCAAGGCCAAGCGCGTGATCATGTGCTGGGCCATGGGCCTGACCCAGCACACCCATTCGGTGCCGACCATCCAGGAAGTGATCAACGTGCTGTTGCTGCGCGGCAACATCGGCCGCCCTGGCGCCGGCCTGTCGCCGGTGCGGGGCCACAGCAACGTGCAGGGCGACCGCACCATGGGCATCAACGAACTGGCGCCCACCGAGTTGCTGGACGCCCTGGAGGCGCGCTTCGGCTTCAAGCCGCCACGGGAGCACGGCCACAACACAGTGATGGCGATCTCGGCCATGGAACAGGGCAAGGCCAAGGTGTTCATCGGCCTGGGCGGCAACTTCGCCCAGGCGACCCCGGACACCCCTCGCACCCACGCCGCCCTGCGCAACTGCGAGCTCACCGTGCACATCGCCACCAAGCTCAACCGCAGCCACCTGGTGACCGGTCGCGAGGCGCTGATCCTGCCGTGCCTGGGCCGTACCGATATCGATATCCAGGCCAACGGCCCCCAGGGCGTCACCGTGGAAGACACCTTCAGCATGGTGCACATCTCCCATGGCCAGTTGCGGCCCAAGTCGGCGCACCTGCGCTCGGAACCGGCGATCATCGCCGGCATCGCCAACGCCACCCTGGGCCCGCGTCCCATCGACTGGCTGTGGGTGATCGAAGACTACGGGCGCATCCGCGACCTGATCGCCGATACCATCCCGGGCTTCAGCGACTTCAACCTCAAGCTGCTCCACCCCGGCGGTTTCCACCTGGGTAACCCCGCGGCCGACCGGCGCTGGAACACCGCCACCGGCAAGGCGCAGTTCACCCCCAGCGAACTGCCCGCGGACCTGGTCAACCCCGGGGTGCGCAAGCTCAAGGAGCAGCCGCAGCTGATCCTGCAGACCATGCGTTCCCACGACCAGTACAACACCACCCTGTACGGCCTGGACGATCGCTATCGCGGAGTCTATGGCATGCGCGAGGTGCTGTTCGCCAACGAACAGGACATCCGCAAGCTGGGCTACGAGCCGGGGCAGAAGGTGGACATCGTGTCCCTGTGGGAAGACGGCCGCGAGCGCCGGGTCAGCGGTTTCACCCTGATCGCCTATGACATCCCCGCCGGCCAGGCCGCCGCCTACTACCCGGAGACCAACCCCCTGGTGCCACTGGAGAGCTACGGCGACCGCACCTATACGCCGACTTCCAAGTTCATCGCCATCCGCCTGGAGGCGGCCCAGGCCAGCAACCTGATCCAGTCCGTCGGCGTCTGA
- a CDS encoding cytochrome ubiquinol oxidase subunit I translates to MFDLQALDLARIQFAFTVSFHIIFPAITIGLASFLAVLEGLWLKTHNNTYKDLYHFWSKIFAVNFGMGVVSGLVMAYEFGTNWSRFSDFAGSITGPLLTYEVLTAFFLEAGFLGVMLFGWNRVGRGLHFFSTVMVAIGTLISTFWILASNSWMQTPQGFSIVDGRIMPMDWLAIVFNPSFPFRLAHMAIAAFVSTAFFVGASGAWHLLRGNDTPQVRKMLSMALWMALIVAPIQAVVGDAHGLNTLEHQPAKIAAIEGHWENHGDEPSPLVLFGLPNMDSEKTDYALEVPYLGSLILTHSLDKQIPALKSFPKEDRPNSAIVFFSFRIMAGLGMLMILTGVLGLLLRRSGALYRNRWFLRLVLLMGPTGLIAMLAGWITTEVGRQPWVVYGLLRTSDAASNHSVMQLSVSLALFVLIYFSVFAVGIGYMMKLVRKGPQPHHEHLPEATQAQEPTPRRPLSAISETFASGDHHN, encoded by the coding sequence ATGTTTGATCTACAGGCACTGGACCTGGCGCGCATCCAGTTCGCGTTCACGGTCTCGTTCCACATCATCTTCCCGGCCATCACCATCGGCCTGGCCAGTTTCCTGGCCGTGCTCGAAGGGCTTTGGCTCAAGACCCACAACAACACCTACAAGGACCTGTATCACTTCTGGTCGAAGATCTTCGCCGTCAACTTCGGCATGGGCGTGGTCTCCGGACTGGTCATGGCCTATGAGTTCGGCACCAACTGGAGTCGTTTCTCGGACTTCGCCGGCAGCATCACCGGCCCCCTGCTGACCTACGAGGTACTCACCGCGTTCTTCCTCGAAGCGGGTTTCCTCGGGGTCATGCTGTTCGGCTGGAACCGGGTCGGCCGCGGGCTGCACTTCTTCTCCACGGTGATGGTGGCCATCGGCACCCTGATCTCGACCTTCTGGATCCTGGCCTCCAACAGCTGGATGCAGACGCCCCAGGGCTTCTCCATCGTCGATGGGCGGATCATGCCCATGGACTGGCTGGCGATCGTCTTCAACCCGTCGTTCCCCTTCCGCCTGGCGCACATGGCCATCGCCGCGTTCGTCTCCACGGCGTTCTTCGTCGGGGCCTCCGGCGCCTGGCACCTGCTGCGTGGCAACGACACGCCGCAAGTGCGCAAGATGCTGTCGATGGCGCTGTGGATGGCGCTGATCGTCGCGCCGATCCAGGCGGTGGTCGGTGATGCCCACGGCCTCAACACCCTGGAACACCAGCCGGCGAAGATCGCCGCCATCGAAGGGCACTGGGAAAACCACGGTGACGAGCCCTCGCCCCTGGTGCTGTTCGGCCTGCCCAACATGGACAGCGAGAAGACCGACTACGCCCTGGAGGTGCCGTACCTGGGCAGCCTGATCCTGACCCACAGCCTGGACAAGCAGATCCCCGCGCTCAAGAGCTTCCCCAAGGAAGACCGACCCAACTCGGCCATCGTGTTCTTCAGTTTCCGCATCATGGCCGGGCTCGGCATGCTGATGATCCTCACCGGGGTGCTGGGCCTGCTGCTGCGGCGCAGCGGCGCGCTGTACCGCAATCGCTGGTTCCTGCGCCTGGTCCTGCTGATGGGCCCCACCGGGCTGATCGCCATGCTGGCAGGCTGGATCACCACCGAAGTCGGTCGCCAGCCCTGGGTGGTCTACGGCCTGCTGCGTACCAGCGATGCCGCGTCCAACCACAGCGTGATGCAGCTGAGCGTGTCCCTGGCGTTGTTCGTACTGATCTACTTCTCGGTATTCGCCGTGGGCATCGGCTACATGATGAAGCTGGTGCGCAAGGGCCCGCAGCCCCACCACGAGCACCTGCCCGAAGCCACACAGGCCCAGGAACCGACCCCGCGTCGTCCGCTGTCCGCCATCTCCGAGACGTTCGCGTCCGGCGATCACCACAACTGA
- the cydB gene encoding cytochrome d ubiquinol oxidase subunit II translates to MAIQGIDLSLIWGVIIAFGVMMYVIMDGFDLGLGILFPLIPDARERDVMMNTVAPVWDGNETWLVLGGAALYGAFPLAYSVILEALYLPLVFMLAGLIFRGVAFEFRFKASPEKRHIWDLAFIGGSLLATLCQGIVIGTYISGIPVVDRQFAGGALDWLAPFPLFCGLGLVVAYALLGSTWLLVKTEGMLEARMRHYTRPLAFALTAVIAVLCVWTPMLHPEIATRWFGHAHIVIFGALLVLGLLAFWGLLGTLRQHHSHWPFVFTLVLVFLGYIGLAFSIWPNIVPPSISLWEAASPLTSQLFILIGTLFILPIILMYTCWSYYVFRGKVRIGDGYH, encoded by the coding sequence ATGGCTATTCAAGGCATAGATCTATCGTTGATCTGGGGCGTCATCATTGCCTTCGGGGTGATGATGTACGTGATCATGGACGGCTTCGACCTGGGGCTCGGCATTCTCTTCCCGCTGATCCCCGATGCCCGGGAACGGGACGTGATGATGAACACCGTGGCCCCGGTCTGGGACGGTAACGAGACCTGGCTGGTGCTCGGCGGCGCGGCGCTGTACGGCGCCTTCCCGCTGGCCTATTCGGTGATCCTGGAGGCGTTGTACCTGCCGCTGGTGTTCATGCTGGCGGGGCTGATCTTTCGTGGCGTGGCCTTCGAGTTCCGCTTCAAGGCCAGCCCCGAGAAGCGGCATATCTGGGACCTGGCCTTCATCGGCGGCTCGCTGCTGGCGACCCTGTGCCAGGGCATCGTGATCGGCACCTATATCAGCGGCATCCCGGTGGTCGATCGCCAGTTCGCCGGCGGCGCCCTGGACTGGCTGGCGCCCTTCCCGCTGTTCTGCGGCCTGGGGCTGGTGGTGGCCTATGCGCTGCTGGGCAGCACCTGGCTGCTGGTCAAGACCGAAGGCATGCTCGAAGCACGCATGCGCCACTACACCCGGCCCCTGGCGTTCGCCCTGACGGCGGTGATCGCGGTGCTGTGCGTGTGGACCCCCATGCTGCATCCGGAGATTGCCACCCGCTGGTTCGGCCACGCCCATATCGTGATCTTCGGCGCGCTGCTGGTGCTGGGCCTGCTGGCGTTCTGGGGCTTGCTCGGAACCTTGCGCCAGCATCATTCGCACTGGCCGTTCGTGTTCACCCTGGTGCTGGTGTTCCTGGGCTACATCGGCCTGGCCTTCAGTATCTGGCCGAACATCGTGCCGCCGTCCATCAGCCTGTGGGAAGCGGCCTCGCCCCTGACCAGCCAGTTGTTCATCCTGATCGGCACGCTGTTCATCCTGCCGATCATCCTGATGTACACCTGCTGGAGCTACTACGTATTCCGCGGCAAAGTGAGGATCGGCGATGGCTACCACTGA
- a CDS encoding DUF2474 domain-containing protein: MDKTQVTRPVPGWRQLLWMAGIWLASVVSLGLVAGLLRLLMQAAGMRSH, encoded by the coding sequence ATGGATAAGACACAAGTCACACGCCCCGTTCCGGGGTGGCGGCAACTGTTGTGGATGGCCGGCATCTGGTTGGCCAGCGTGGTCAGCCTGGGGCTGGTGGCCGGGTTGTTGCGGCTGCTGATGCAAGCCGCGGGCATGCGCAGCCACTGA
- a CDS encoding Dyp-type peroxidase, whose translation MTTPSSSAGRLPEPQAVCSPITRSAIFIVATLAPGAEAAQTLREWCADVAGRVRSVGKRVPAGNLTCVCGFGSAAWDRLFGGPRPAALHPFREVGVAGRLAPSTPGDLLLHIRAEQMDLCFELATQLLKPLGAAIEVVDEVQGFRYFDMRSMVGFVDGTENPVGREAVDFTLVGDEDPPFANGSYVLVQKYLHNMSAWNELTVEAQERIIGRTKLDDIELADGVKPSCSHSSLTTLEENGEEVKILRDNMPFGRPGAGEFGTYFIGYARSPQPVEQMLENMFVGRPAGNYDRLLDYSTAVTGGLFFVPSAELFEDLAEREPTPL comes from the coding sequence ATGACGACACCTTCATCCTCGGCCGGGCGCCTGCCCGAGCCCCAAGCTGTCTGCAGCCCCATTACCCGCAGCGCGATCTTCATCGTCGCCACCCTGGCGCCCGGTGCCGAAGCGGCGCAAACCCTGCGCGAGTGGTGCGCCGATGTCGCCGGGCGAGTGCGCTCGGTGGGCAAGCGGGTACCGGCGGGCAACCTGACCTGCGTCTGTGGTTTCGGCTCCGCCGCCTGGGACCGGCTGTTCGGCGGGCCGCGCCCGGCCGCGCTGCATCCGTTTCGTGAAGTGGGGGTAGCGGGGCGGCTGGCACCGTCCACCCCGGGCGACCTGCTGCTGCATATTCGCGCCGAACAGATGGACCTGTGCTTCGAACTCGCCACCCAGTTGCTCAAGCCATTGGGCGCTGCGATCGAAGTGGTGGACGAGGTCCAGGGTTTTCGCTACTTCGACATGCGCAGCATGGTGGGTTTCGTCGACGGCACCGAGAACCCGGTGGGCCGTGAAGCCGTGGACTTCACCCTGGTGGGCGACGAGGACCCGCCGTTCGCCAACGGCAGCTACGTCCTGGTGCAGAAGTACCTGCACAACATGAGCGCCTGGAACGAACTGACCGTTGAGGCCCAGGAACGCATCATCGGCCGGACCAAGCTGGACGACATCGAGCTGGCCGACGGGGTCAAGCCCAGCTGTTCCCACAGCTCCCTGACCACCCTCGAGGAGAACGGCGAAGAGGTGAAGATCCTGCGCGACAACATGCCGTTCGGCCGGCCGGGGGCCGGGGAGTTCGGCACCTACTTCATCGGCTACGCGCGCTCGCCACAGCCGGTGGAGCAAATGCTGGAAAACATGTTCGTCGGGCGGCCGGCGGGCAACTACGATCGCCTGCTGGACTACAGCACGGCAGTGACCGGCGGCTTGTTCTTCGTGCCTTCGGCCGAGCTGTTCGAAGACTTGGCCGAACGCGAGCCAACGCCCCTCTGA
- a CDS encoding FdhF/YdeP family oxidoreductase — protein sequence MSTRRKVPGIRNYDGPAGGWGALKATATAVREQMDTLKAPLTLMRTNQPDGFDCPGCAWPDKEHKSTFQFCENGAKAVTWEATNKRVTPEFLASHPVASLLQRSDYQLEDLGRLTEPLVYDRASDTFKPVPWQAAFERIGQVLRGLKPEQVEFYTSGRASNEAAYLYQLFAREYGCNNFPDCSNMCHEPTSVGLPRSIGIGKGTVSLEDFDVCELIISIGHNPGTNHPRMMGTLHEASRRKVPIMVFNPLRERALERFADPQNMVEMATYGSTRIASSYFQVKAGGDAAAVKGIMKALLALEQSLGQVLDRDFIAQHTLGFAALEADLHATQWADIEQASGLKQSDLEMVAAAYAKSNATIVTYGMGITQHNEGTANVRLICDLLMLRGNLGKPGAGICPLRGHSNVQGNRTVGITEKPAQAFLDKLEQVFGFKPPASHGHDAVQAMQAIIAGQSKALLCLGGNFAVALPDPGQCFPAMAQLDLSVHIATKLNRSHLLVAKETYVFPCLGRTEMDVQDGMRQAITVEDSMSMVHASAGKLAPASQALMSEPAIVAGMAKATLTASKVPWLELVADYDKIRDLIEKTVPGFDDYNARIRVPGGFRMPLAAAERQWLTPSGKAEFFVFPGLHEDKEVDGADVLRLVTLRSHDQYNTTIYALDDRYRGVFGRRDVLFISPADLAARGLAHGDLVDIETVTDGRRLRYENITAIEYKIAPGTVGAYYPEANRLVPLDYLDVDSGTPSYKSVPVRVLRAGV from the coding sequence ATGAGCACTCGACGCAAGGTTCCCGGAATCCGCAACTACGATGGTCCCGCCGGTGGCTGGGGCGCGCTCAAGGCCACGGCCACGGCCGTACGCGAGCAGATGGACACCCTCAAGGCCCCCCTGACCCTGATGCGCACCAACCAGCCCGACGGTTTCGATTGCCCGGGTTGCGCCTGGCCGGACAAGGAGCACAAGTCGACCTTCCAGTTCTGCGAGAACGGCGCCAAGGCGGTGACCTGGGAAGCCACCAACAAACGGGTGACGCCCGAGTTCCTGGCCAGCCATCCGGTGGCCTCGCTGTTGCAGCGCTCGGACTATCAGTTGGAGGACCTCGGTCGCCTTACCGAGCCTCTGGTTTACGATCGCGCGAGCGATACTTTCAAGCCGGTGCCCTGGCAGGCCGCCTTCGAGCGCATTGGCCAGGTCCTGCGTGGCCTGAAGCCCGAGCAGGTGGAGTTCTACACCTCGGGCAGGGCCTCCAACGAGGCGGCCTACCTGTACCAGCTGTTTGCCCGGGAATATGGCTGCAACAACTTTCCCGACTGCTCGAACATGTGCCATGAGCCCACCAGCGTCGGTTTGCCCAGGTCCATCGGGATCGGCAAGGGCACGGTATCGCTGGAGGATTTCGATGTTTGCGAGCTGATCATCTCCATCGGCCACAACCCCGGCACCAACCATCCGCGGATGATGGGCACCCTGCATGAGGCGTCACGGCGCAAAGTGCCGATCATGGTCTTCAACCCCTTGCGCGAGCGGGCCCTGGAGCGCTTCGCCGATCCGCAGAACATGGTGGAGATGGCCACCTATGGCTCCACGCGCATCGCCTCCTCGTACTTCCAGGTCAAGGCAGGCGGTGACGCCGCGGCGGTCAAGGGCATCATGAAGGCCTTGTTGGCCCTGGAGCAAAGCCTTGGGCAGGTGCTGGACCGCGACTTCATCGCCCAGCACACCCTGGGCTTCGCTGCCCTGGAGGCCGACCTGCACGCCACCCAGTGGGCGGATATCGAACAGGCCAGTGGCCTCAAGCAGAGCGACCTGGAAATGGTCGCCGCGGCCTATGCCAAGTCCAATGCCACCATCGTCACCTATGGCATGGGCATTACCCAGCACAACGAGGGCACCGCCAATGTGCGGCTGATCTGCGACCTCTTGATGTTGCGAGGCAACCTGGGCAAGCCCGGGGCGGGGATCTGCCCGCTGCGTGGCCACTCCAATGTGCAGGGCAACCGCACCGTGGGCATCACCGAAAAACCCGCGCAGGCGTTCCTCGACAAGCTCGAGCAGGTGTTCGGCTTCAAGCCACCGGCCAGCCATGGCCACGACGCGGTGCAAGCGATGCAGGCGATCATTGCCGGCCAGTCCAAGGCCCTGCTATGCCTGGGGGGCAACTTCGCCGTGGCCCTGCCGGACCCGGGCCAGTGTTTCCCGGCCATGGCCCAGCTCGACCTGAGCGTGCACATCGCCACCAAGCTCAACCGCAGCCATCTGTTGGTGGCCAAGGAAACTTACGTTTTTCCCTGCCTGGGCCGCACCGAAATGGACGTGCAGGACGGCATGCGCCAGGCGATCACCGTCGAGGATTCGATGTCCATGGTCCATGCCTCGGCCGGCAAGCTGGCCCCGGCCTCGCAAGCCCTGATGTCGGAACCGGCGATCGTCGCCGGCATGGCCAAGGCGACGCTGACCGCGAGCAAGGTGCCGTGGCTGGAGCTGGTGGCCGACTACGACAAGATCCGCGACCTGATCGAGAAGACCGTGCCTGGCTTCGATGACTACAACGCCAGGATCCGCGTTCCAGGAGGCTTCCGCATGCCCCTGGCGGCGGCCGAGCGCCAATGGCTGACGCCTTCGGGCAAGGCCGAGTTCTTTGTCTTCCCCGGCTTGCACGAAGACAAGGAAGTGGATGGCGCCGATGTCCTGCGCCTGGTCACCCTGCGCAGCCATGACCAGTACAACACCACCATCTATGCCCTGGACGATCGCTATCGTGGGGTCTTCGGTCGTCGCGACGTACTGTTCATCAGCCCGGCGGACCTGGCGGCCCGGGGCCTGGCCCATGGCGACCTGGTGGACATCGAGACGGTGACCGACGGCCGGCGCCTGCGCTATGAGAACATCACCGCCATCGAGTACAAGATCGCCCCGGGCACCGTCGGCGCCTATTACCCCGAGGCCAACCGCCTGGTGCCGCTGGACTACCTGGACGTCGACAGCGGCACGCCGTCCTACAAGTCGGTACCGGTGCGGGTGCTGCGCGCGGGCGTTTAG
- a CDS encoding DMT family transporter has protein sequence MDALIRRGSLEMSAAMLISGTIGWFVLVSGQPVLDVVFWRCLFGAATLLLVCAALGLLRKDILTRRVLLLAVVSGAAIVGNWVLLFGSYSRASIAIGTAVYNVQPFLLVGLGALFLGEKITAQKLFWLCLSFGGMLAIVSAHEGQGESGDDYLLGIGLALGAALLYAFAALLIKRLSGTPPHLIALIQVCTGVLLLAPWANLGTPPREASAWASLLALGIIHTGLMYVLLYGAIQKLPTALTGALSFIYPIAAIFVDWLAFGHRLGWLQWLGVGAILLAAAGMQQGWSSKLRRSALQ, from the coding sequence ATGGATGCATTGATTCGTCGCGGATCGCTGGAAATGAGCGCCGCCATGTTGATTTCCGGAACCATTGGCTGGTTCGTCCTGGTCTCGGGGCAACCGGTCTTGGACGTGGTGTTCTGGCGCTGCCTGTTTGGCGCCGCGACCTTGCTGCTGGTCTGCGCTGCCCTGGGTTTGCTGCGCAAGGATATTCTCACGCGCCGGGTCCTGCTGCTGGCGGTGGTCAGCGGCGCGGCGATCGTCGGCAACTGGGTGCTGTTGTTCGGCTCCTATTCCCGGGCCTCGATCGCCATCGGCACTGCGGTGTACAACGTCCAGCCGTTCCTCCTGGTGGGTTTGGGGGCGTTGTTCCTGGGAGAAAAAATCACGGCGCAGAAATTATTCTGGCTGTGCCTGTCGTTCGGCGGAATGCTGGCCATCGTCAGTGCCCATGAAGGGCAGGGCGAGTCTGGCGATGACTACCTGCTGGGGATCGGCCTGGCCCTGGGCGCAGCCTTGCTGTACGCCTTCGCTGCGCTGCTGATCAAACGCCTGAGCGGAACCCCGCCGCATTTGATCGCCCTGATCCAGGTCTGCACCGGCGTATTGCTGCTGGCGCCTTGGGCCAACCTCGGCACGCCACCCCGGGAGGCCAGCGCCTGGGCCAGCCTGCTGGCACTGGGCATCATCCACACGGGACTGATGTACGTGCTGCTGTACGGTGCGATCCAGAAGTTGCCCACGGCGTTGACCGGGGCCTTGTCCTTCATCTATCCGATCGCGGCGATCTTCGTCGATTGGCTGGCGTTCGGTCACCGCTTGGGCTGGCTGCAGTGGCTCGGGGTCGGTGCGATCCTGCTCGCCGCCGCCGGCATGCAGCAGGGCTGGAGCTCGAAGTTGCGACGCAGTGCCTTGCAGTGA
- a CDS encoding Lrp/AsnC family transcriptional regulator, which yields MLDAIDQALISALMQDSRRSLKALAQISGLSAPSVAERLRRLEERGVISAYTLEIDPKFLGYQLQAIVRIRPLPGKLQEVERQILAIPEFTECDKVTGDDCFFARLQVRSMEQLDSLLDRLNQYAETNTSIVKKSPIKRRLPPME from the coding sequence ATGCTGGATGCTATTGACCAGGCACTGATCAGTGCCTTGATGCAGGACTCCCGACGCTCGCTCAAGGCCCTGGCGCAAATCAGCGGGCTGTCCGCCCCCAGTGTCGCCGAGCGCCTGCGCCGGCTCGAAGAGCGTGGCGTGATCAGCGCCTACACCCTGGAAATCGACCCCAAATTCCTCGGTTATCAATTACAGGCCATCGTGCGCATCCGCCCCTTGCCGGGAAAACTGCAGGAAGTCGAACGGCAGATCCTGGCGATCCCCGAGTTCACCGAGTGCGACAAGGTCACCGGCGACGACTGTTTTTTTGCACGCCTGCAGGTGCGCTCCATGGAACAACTGGACAGCTTGCTGGACCGCCTCAACCAGTACGCCGAGACCAACACCTCGATCGTCAAGAAATCACCGATCAAGCGCCGCCTGCCGCCCATGGAGTGA
- a CDS encoding Bax inhibitor-1/YccA family protein — translation MREQDYAVNNGVQAEQLEVSRVLRNTYGLLALTLAFSGIMAYVAQQMRVGYPNVFVVLIGFYGLFFLTSKLRDSVWGLVSTFALTGFMGFLLGPILNRYLGMQGGAEVVSSAFAMTALVFGGLSAYVLITRKDMSFLGGFITAGFFVLMGAVLASLFFQISGLQLAISAGFVLFSSVCILFQTSAIIHGGERNYIMATISLYVSIYNLFVSLLQLFGIMSRDD, via the coding sequence ATGCGCGAACAGGATTACGCAGTTAACAACGGCGTGCAGGCCGAGCAGCTAGAGGTTAGCCGCGTCCTGCGCAACACTTACGGCTTGCTGGCCCTGACCCTCGCTTTCAGCGGGATCATGGCTTATGTGGCGCAACAGATGCGTGTCGGCTACCCGAACGTCTTCGTCGTGCTGATCGGTTTCTACGGTCTGTTCTTCCTCACCAGCAAACTCCGCGACTCGGTCTGGGGCCTGGTTTCGACTTTCGCCCTGACCGGTTTCATGGGCTTTTTGCTGGGCCCGATCCTCAACCGCTACCTGGGCATGCAGGGCGGCGCTGAAGTGGTCAGCTCGGCCTTCGCCATGACCGCACTGGTGTTCGGCGGCCTGTCGGCCTACGTGCTGATCACCCGCAAGGACATGAGCTTCCTGGGTGGTTTCATCACCGCCGGTTTCTTCGTCCTGATGGGCGCCGTGCTGGCCAGCCTGTTCTTCCAGATCAGCGGCCTGCAACTGGCGATCAGCGCCGGCTTCGTGCTGTTCTCCTCGGTGTGCATCCTGTTCCAGACCAGCGCCATCATCCACGGCGGCGAGCGCAACTACATCATGGCTACCATCAGCCTGTATGTATCGATCTACAACCTGTTCGTCAGCCTGCTGCAGTTGTTCGGCATCATGAGCCGCGACGACTGA
- a CDS encoding DUF4189 domain-containing protein yields the protein MFGAAPLHWANLLLLLALAFPAIAHAEGRCPAGQYPIGDQGVGGCAPIPGAGGSPREQEPAGQWHKTWGAIASSGATADAGVAVNRPSKESAEKFALSDCSRRGAPDCKVIFTYRNQCVAWMVPSSKDGTSRSGLGSAKDPEEARIVAQQGCVDTGGKACQVVYEDCTKPVYEAF from the coding sequence ATGTTTGGCGCCGCACCGCTGCACTGGGCCAATTTGCTTTTGCTATTGGCTCTTGCCTTTCCGGCAATTGCCCATGCGGAGGGGAGGTGTCCTGCTGGGCAATATCCCATCGGCGATCAAGGGGTTGGCGGCTGCGCTCCGATCCCAGGTGCTGGTGGGAGCCCCCGCGAGCAGGAGCCCGCCGGGCAGTGGCATAAGACCTGGGGCGCAATCGCTTCATCTGGAGCAACCGCAGATGCAGGTGTTGCCGTCAACAGGCCCAGCAAGGAGAGTGCCGAGAAGTTTGCCTTGTCCGATTGCAGCAGGCGGGGGGCGCCTGATTGCAAGGTGATTTTTACGTATCGAAACCAATGTGTCGCATGGATGGTTCCCAGCAGCAAGGACGGGACGTCCCGCTCTGGCCTGGGCAGTGCCAAAGACCCGGAAGAAGCCCGAATAGTGGCTCAACAGGGGTGTGTCGACACGGGAGGCAAGGCTTGCCAGGTGGTATACGAAGACTGCACCAAACCTGTGTATGAAGCGTTTTGA